Proteins from a genomic interval of Arachis hypogaea cultivar Tifrunner chromosome 10, arahy.Tifrunner.gnm2.J5K5, whole genome shotgun sequence:
- the LOC112716973 gene encoding aspartyl protease AED3 has protein sequence MKLSISLTILLLLFSSTLLVQSQQHSSTLQVFHVKPPKPLSWQDTVLQMQTKDEGRLQYLTSLVAGRSVVPIASGRQIIQSPTYIVRAKIGNPPQTLLLAMDTSNDVAWIPCTSCDGCSSTLFAPLGSTTFRNVTCGSPQCYQVPNPSCSGSACSFNLTYGSSSIAANLAQDTITLATDPIPSYTFGCVSKTTGPSTPPQGLLGLGRGPLSLLSQTQNLYQSTFSYCLPSFKSLNFSGSLRLGPVAQPIRIKFTPLLKNPRRSSLYYVNLVAIRVGRRVVNIPPAALAFNPTTGAGTIFDSGTVFTRLVSPAYVAVRDEFRRRVGANLTVTSLGGFDTCYTVPIVAPTITFMFSGMNVTLPQDNILIHSTAGSTTCLAMAAAPDNVNSVLNVIANMQQQNHRVLFDIPNSRLGVARELCTK, from the exons ATGAAGCTCTCAATTTCACTCACCATCCTCCTCCTACTATTCTCAAGCACCCTACTAGTCCAATCTCAACAACATAGTTCAACACTCCAAGTGTTCCATGTGAAACCACCAAAGCCACTCTCATGGCAAGACACTGTGCTCCAAATGCAAACCAAAGATGAAGGCAGACTTCAATACCTAACTAGTCTTGTGGCAGGCAGGTCTGTTGTCCCAATTGCCTCAGGCAGGCAGATCATTCAGAGCCCTACTTACATTGTTAGGGCTAAAATTGGAAATCCACCTCAGACATTGCTTTTGGCTATGGATACTAGCAATGATGTTGCTTGGATTCCTTGCACTTCTTGTGATGGATGTTCTTCCACTTTGTTTGCTCCTCTTGGATCTACCACATTCAGAAATGTTACTTGTGGCTCTCCTCAGTGCTATCAG GTACCCAATCCCAGTTGCAGTGGAAGCGCGTGCTCTTTCAACTTAACGTATGGAAGTTCATCTATTGCAGCTAACTTAGCCCAGGACACAATTACCCTTGCCACTGACCCAATTCCAAGCTACACTTTCGGTTGTGTTTCCAAGACTACTGGGCCTTCCACCCCACCACAGGGATTATTGGGCCTCGGCCGTGGCCCATTATCACTTTTGTCACAAACCCAAAACCTTTACCAGTCTACATTCTCTTACTGTTTGCCAAGCTTTAAGTCCCTTAACTTTTCTGGCTCATTGAGACTTGGGCCTGTTGCTCAGCCCATTAGGATCAAGTTCACTCCTCTTCTCAAAAATCCAAGAAGATCATCACTCTACTATGTTAATTTGGTTGCTATTAGGGTTGGCCGGAGAGTTGTTAATATTCCTCCGGCGGCTTTGGCGTTCAACCCGACCACCGGAGCCGGCACCATCTTTGATTCTG GTACGGTATTCACCCGGCTAGTTTCGCCCGCCTACGTGGCCGTGCGAGATGAATTCCGGAGAAGAGTTGGAGCGAACCTGACCGTGACAAGTTTAGGAGGATTCGACACATGTTACACGGTCCCAATAGTTGCACCCACAATAACGTTCATGTTTTCGGGCATGAACGTGACATTGCCACAGGACAACATTCTCATACATAGCACCGCCGGAAGCACGACATGCTTGGCCATGGCGGCCGCGCCGGATAACGTGAACTCGGTGCTCAATGTGATAGCCAACATGCAACAACAAAACCACCGTGTGCTCTTTGACATCCCCAACTCAAGGCTTGGTGTTGCTCGTGAGCTTTGCACCAAATAG
- the LOC112716976 gene encoding calcium-binding protein CML37 produces the protein MVEFESALKYFDENGDGKISPLELKNRVAILGGEFRYEDAEMAIAAWDSDGDGFLSLNDFVELMEESGKEEMLNDLKEAFEMYIDVEELSEFITPKSLKRMLGKLGESKSINECELMIKHFDLNGDGLLSFQEFVIMMGLEDTTG, from the coding sequence ATGGTAGAGTTTGAGAGtgctttaaaatattttgatgaaaacGGGGATGGAAAAATTTCCCCTTTGGAGCTCAAGAACCGTGTGGCTATTTTAGGTGGCGAGTTTCGGTATGAAGATGCCGAAATGGCCATCGCCGCGTGGGATTCAGACGGCGATGGATTCTTGAGTTTGAATGATTTTGTTGAGTTGATGGAAGAGTCTGGGAAAGAAGAgatgttgaatgatttaaaagAAGCGTTTGAGATGTATATTGATGTTGAAGAGTTGAGTGAGTTCATAACTCCAAAGAGTTTGAAAAGGATGCTTGGAAAGTTGGGAGAATCAAAATCTATTAATGAATGTGAACTTATGATCAAACATTTTGATCTCAATGGAGATGGCCTTCTTAGCTTTCAAGAATTTGTAATCATGATGGGACTTGAAGATACTACTGGTTAA
- the LOC112716977 gene encoding NADPH:quinone oxidoreductase, whose product MSYPNCSKRSKHGEIEKEEAIEKEVAVSIISKKPVIKVAAICGSLRKASYNRGLIRAAIELSKEQIEGLHVEYVETAALPMLNTDLEVDGRFPAEVEEFRQKILEADCCLFASPDYNYSVTPIVKNALDWGSRPPNVWAGKAAAAVSAVGGGRRAQYHLRQIGVVLDLHFINKPEFYMNAHRPPGKFNVDGDLVDSDTKEDLKEILLSLQAFTMRLQGKC is encoded by the exons ATGTCATATCCAAATTGCAGCAAGAGAAGCAAACATGGTGAGATTGAGAAGGAAGAAGCAATTGAAAAAGAAGTTGCAGTTTCAATCATTTCAAAGAAACCAGTCATTAAAGTTGCTGCCATATGCGGTTCTCTCCGCAAAGCTTCTTATAACAGAGGCCTCATTCGTGCCG CCATAGAACTAAGTAAGGAGCAAATCGAAGGGCTCCACGTGGAATACGTGGAGACGGCGGCGCTGCCGATGCTGAATACCGATCTTGAAGTGGACGGGAGGTTTCCGGCAGAAGTGGAAGAGTTCCGGCAGAAGATTCTAGAAGCTGATTGCTGTCTCTTTGCTTCCCCTGATTACAACTACTCTGTCACTC CAATTGTGAAGAATGCACTAGACTGGGGATCAAGACCACCAAATGTATGGGCAGGAAAAGCGGCGGCGGCCGTAAGCGCCGTGGGTGGCGGGAGAAGAGCGCAGTACCATCTCCGGCAAATCGGAGTGGTCCTTGATCTCCATTTCATCAACAAACCGGAGTTCTACATGAATGCTCACCGGCCACCGGGGAAGTTCAACGTGGACGGCGACTTAGTTGATTCCGATACGAAGGAGGATCTTAAGGAAATTCTTTTGTCCTTGCAAGCTTTTACGATGAGACTTCAAGGCAAGTGTTAA